TGGACTGGGCCTTGGCCTGGGCATCGAGCTGGGCCACATCGGGCGCGCTGACCACATCGCGCTGCATCTCTTCCAGATCCGGCACCTGGGTCAGCAGGGCCGAGTAGCTGGCGCTCGGTGGCAGGTTGTCGCCGACCAGGCGGCGCAGCCGGGCCTCGGTCTGCGTCAGGGCCGATTGGGTCTGCTGCACAGCCAGCTCGGCCTGCTGGCGATTCTTGACCGCCTGCACCAGCTCGCTGGCACGGCCGCGATCGGCCTTGACGATGGTGTCCAGCGCCTCGACCAGGCAGACCATCTTGCGAACGTACTGGGCATAGACCTGACCTTGCAGCTGGTAGCGGCTGCGATCCATGGCCAATGACACGGTCTGCAAGGCCAGCTGCTGCTCGGCATTGACCAGACCCAAGCGAGCCGACTCGGCCAGTTGGTTGCGCCAGTTGGCCAGCATGCTGTTGCGGCCAAAGTCGTAGAGCGGAGCGCTGACCGTGAGGCTGGCACGGCCCTGATTGCCGTGGCTGACCGGCAGATCGCCGGCCTTGACACCCACATGGGCCAAGCTGCCCGAGAGATTGACCTGCGGCATGCGCGCGGCACGGGCCTCTTCCCAATCGAGTCGTGCAGCCTGGGCCAGCATGGTGGCTGCGCCCAGCGCCTGGCTGCGCTTGAGGGTCAGGTCCACCAGCTCCTGCAGCTGGCTGCGCGGGTCGATGAACTGGGTGTCCACCATGCGGGTGTCGCGACCACTGCTGCTGGGCAGGGCGTCTTCTTCGCCGCACTGGCTTTGGTTGGCAGGCTTCTCTGCCGCGGCCGGCGCTGCGGGCGCCGTCGCGGCTTTGCTCGTCTTGGCCGGGGCTTTGCCCGCGGCCTTGCTGTTCGGTGCGGCTCCCACCATGCCGGATGGGCCCAAGACCAGCGTCAGGCCGGCCAGCAAGGGCAGGACGAGACGGTGCAAGGCTCGGCGTGCAGGAGGGTGCAAGGCGGTCTGAAGAGGTTCGGTCAGCATGACCGCTACTTCATCACAGCGGCCTCATCGCGAAGCCTGGAACAGCGCTCGCATGACGCCGCAAATCGACGGTTCCCTGGGGCAGCCTGGAACACGCACTTGCGCCGCACTCGGCGTCAGCGTCGGCTCAGCGTCGGCTCAGCGTTCGCTCATCGCCTCGCGCGCCTTGAGCATGGGGCGCAGCAGGAAGCTCAGCACCGAACGTTCACCGGTCTTGATCTCGACGGTTGCGCTCATGCCCGGGATCACCTGCACCGCCTCACCCTTGTAGCGCAGGGTGCTGCGTTCGGAGCGCACCAGCGCGCGGTAGTAGCGGCCCGAGCCTCCGGCCTTGTCGGACTCACCCAGGGCATCGGGGCTGATGTACTCGACCCGGCCCTCCAGGCCCCCGTAGATGTTGTAGTCAAAGCCCTGCAGCTTGACCTTGGCCTTCTGGCCGACGCGCAGATAGCCGACCTCAGCCGGCTTGATGCGGGTCTCGATCAATACCTCGTCGGTCAGGGGCACGATTTCCATGATGGGCGCGCCGGTGGTGATGACGCCGCCCAAGGTGTTGGCCCGGATGTTTTTGACCAGGCCGTGAACGGGCGAAGTCAGCACGGTACGTTTGATGGCGTCTTCGCGCACCACCATTTGCTCGTCCTGGAGTGCGAGATCATTCTGCAGCTTGACCAGCTCGGAGCTGGCCTCCTGGCGGAAGCGGCTGATGCGCTCGCTGCGCTGCTGCTGCAGCTCGTTGATCTGGCGCGAGAGATGCATGACCTCCACATTCGACATCAAGCCCTTGGCCGCCATGTCCTGCGAGATCTTGAGCTCGCGCGCCAGCATGCCGATGCTGCGCTCCAGGCTGGCCACCGCCTCGCTGAGCAGGCGCTGGCGGGCCTGATACGCACCGGTCTCGGCCGCCACGATGGCGGGAACGGCCTTGAGTTCCTCGGGGAAACTCAGCGCCTGGTTGTTGGCTTCGGCGGTCAGACGGGCGACCGTGGCCTTGGAGGCCAGGCGTTTGACATTGCCTTCGCTCTGTTGCGCTTCCACCCGGGTCGGGTCGAGCTTGGCCAGCACCTGGCCTTCCTCCACCTCCTCGCCCTCGCGCACCAAGAGCTCGCGCAAGATGCCGATTTCCATGCTGGCGATCACCTGCTCGCGCCCATCGGGCACCACGACGCCGTCGCTGCGGCTGAGCTGGTCAACCTGGGTCAGGCCCGCCCAGATGATGGCAATCACCACCGCCGCCAGCAGCAGGTAAAGCGCCCAGGTGACCCGCGGCAAGGGCTCATCGATATGAGCCGCCGCCAGACTGCTCAAAAACTCTTGGTCGCCGCGGGCTGTGTTCATCGCAGCCATCCCCTGCCCTTGATGTTGCTGTTGTCGCTGAAGCTGCTTGTCATGAAAAACTCAAAAAGACACCGTCACTCAGCCTCAGACCGAGGCCGAGCGCTGCACCGGCTGCGCGGCCGGGTGCATGTGCAGATTGGAGGCTGCCTCGGCGCCGGCCGCCGCCGGCTGGGCCGGACGCACGCCCGAGAGCGCGGCCAGCACCTGGTCACGCGGGCCATCCATGACCAGGCGGCCAGAATCCATGACCATGATGCGCGTGACCAGTTCCAGCACGGCCGGGCGGTGCGTTACCACCACCAGGGTGCACTCGCCGGCGGCGTCACGCAGCTGGCGCAAGAAGGCCACTTCGGACTGCGCATCCATGGAGCTGGTCGGCTCGTCCATCAAGAGAATCTGCGGTTTCGTGACCAGGCTGCGCGCAAGCGCCACCAGCTGCCTCTGGCCGCCCGAGAGCAGGCTGCCCATTTCACCCACGGGCAAGTCCCAGCCCATGGGGTGGCCGGCCACCACACGGTCCAGGCCGGTCAGGCGCGCCACCTCCACGAGTCGTGAGGCATCGACATGGGCACGGCCCATCAGCACGTTGTCGCGCAGCGTGCCATGGAACAGGCGCGGGTCCTGCGACACAAAGCCGACCCGGGCACGGAACTCGGCCGGATCGATCTGGCGCAGGTCAATGCCATCGACCTCCACCATGCCCTCGGACGGCAGGTACAGGCCCGCCAACATGCGCAGCACCGTGGACTTGCCACTGCCGATGCGGCCCAGCACGGCCACCCGCTCACCGGCCTTGAGCCGCAGGCTGACCGAGCGCAGTACACGCGGCGCATTGCCCTCGCCTTCCATCGGGTAGGAGAAGCTCACGTCATGCATGCCCAGGCTGCCCGAGACGCGCGACAGCGGCACATAGTTGCGGCTGGCATCGCGCTCGGTCGGGCGTGACATCAGCTGATTCAGCGCAATGAAGGCCGCTTGCGCGCTCTGATACCGCGCCGCCAGCCCCACCACACTGTTCAGCGGCGCGATCGCGCGGCCCGCGAACATGATGGCGCCCATCAACGCACCGGCGCTGATGATGCCGTCTTCAATCAAGTAGACGCCCCAGACCAGCATGACCAGGGTGATCACCTGCTGCATGCTCATGGCGATATTGCTGCTCAGGCTGTGCAGGCCGCGGCTGCGCATGGAGGCTTCGGCGGCAATCGCCGTGCTGACCTCGTAGCGCTGCAGGAAACGGCCTTCAGCGCCAGCGGTCTTGAGATCTTCCAGGCCTTCGATGGCCTCGACCAGCGTGCCCTGCAGGTCGGCCGATTCATTCATGTGCGTGCGCACGGCCTTGCGCATCTGGTTCTTGATGGCAAACGTCAGGCCCAGCACCAAAGGGATGGCCAGCACGATCACCCAGCCCAGCGGCCCACCGACCACAAAACACATGGCCACGAAGAGCACGATGAAGGGCAGATCGGTCACCACCGTGACGCTGGCCGAGGCGAAGAAGTCGCGCACCACCTCGATCTGGCCGATGGTGCTGGCATAAGAGCCAGCCGAGGCCGGGCGGTGCTCCATGCGCACACCCAGGGTCTGGCGGAAGAGCTTGGAGCCGATGATGAGGTCGGCCTTGCGCCCGGCGATGTCGATCAGATGAGCGCGCAACTGCCGCGCGCTGAGGTCAAACACCACGGCCAATCCCGCGCCGATGGCCAGAGTCCACAGCGTCACGAATGATTGGTTGGGAATGACCTTGTCGTAGATCACCGTGGTCACCAGGCCGGTGACCAACATCAGCACATTGCTGAGCAAGGCTGCCACCATGGCGGCGCGGTAGTAGGGAATGAAGCGCTTGAGCGTGCCCCAGAGCCAGTGGCTGCCATCGGTGCGCAGCAGCGGCTCGCCGCGGTTCTGCGCCTGTGAGGTTTCGGGCAGAGTCAGCAGCATCAGGAAGCCGCTGTACTCGGCCTCCAGTTCCGAAGCCGAAGCCGTGCAGACATTGGCATCGGCGCCCGGGAATACCACCTCGAACTGGTAGTCCCCACCCGGTTGGGCCGGATCCAGGCGCCGCACCAACACACAGGCATCGCCGCCATTGAGCAACATCACTGCCGGCAGCAACAGCGGGTTCACATCCTCGATCTTCTTGCGCACCAGGCCGGCGCTGTAGCCGGCTTCGCGCATCACGCGCAGGGCTTGATCGGGGCTCAGCGGGCCGCCGCCGGTCAGCCCGGCGCACAGCGATTCGGCCGAGCGGGCCCGGCCATGGTGCTGGGTCATCCAGACCAGGGCATGGAGCAAGGGGTTGCCGATGTCGGACGCCGCCTGGTCCTGCCAGCTGTCGTCGGGCCCGTTGGCTTCTTCGGCAGGCGCGCTGCGATCCACAGCCAGGTAGATCCCGGGCTGCGCGGCCGGACGGCCGCCGTCGAAGAATGAATCGTGTCGCTGAGTCACTGTCGTCCTTCAGCCACGCCTTCAGGCCTTTTTCTGCTTCTGGCGCTGCGCCACAGCCATGGTTTCGAGCTTGTTTTCAAGATCGCGCACCAGGCCCGGAATGTCGAACAGTGTGGACTCGCGCCCTTGTTCGCGCAAGAAGCGCTTGTAGGAGCGGGCGCGGGCCGGGTTCTGGCCGATCTGCACCGCTCGCTGCTCGTACTCTTCCAGCGAATGGGTCACCAGATCGGGCAGGCCGACATGGGTCAGCAGGCTGCCGGCCATGCGCGAGATGTAGGTGCGGCCCGAGCGGGTCAGGATGGGCGTGCCCACCCACAAGCAGTCGCTGGCCGTGGTGCCGGCGTTGTAGGGGAAGGTGTCCAGCACCAGATCGGCCAAGGCAAAGCGCGCCACGTACTCGGGTGGCGCCACACGCGGCGCAAAGATCAGGCGCTCGGGCGCAATGCCGTGCGAGGCCGCCACCTTGAGCATATTGGCATGCGACCAGGGGTTGTCGGCCAGCAACCAGAGCACGCTGCC
This region of Paucibacter aquatile genomic DNA includes:
- a CDS encoding TolC family protein codes for the protein MHRLVLPLLAGLTLVLGPSGMVGAAPNSKAAGKAPAKTSKAATAPAAPAAAEKPANQSQCGEEDALPSSSGRDTRMVDTQFIDPRSQLQELVDLTLKRSQALGAATMLAQAARLDWEEARAARMPQVNLSGSLAHVGVKAGDLPVSHGNQGRASLTVSAPLYDFGRNSMLANWRNQLAESARLGLVNAEQQLALQTVSLAMDRSRYQLQGQVYAQYVRKMVCLVEALDTIVKADRGRASELVQAVKNRQQAELAVQQTQSALTQTEARLRRLVGDNLPPSASYSALLTQVPDLEEMQRDVVSAPDVAQLDAQAKAQSSYADSVAASFKPQINVTGTGAAIAGFGKGAEWSAGLSVSMPIYNATAEPAINSARKRAEAARLQREDAIEARRYRLIDIHESAVSSFDRARRIVDILRNSDRLRVSTLQQWQQLGRRSLFDVMGSESDYFSLRVAHVNALFDGQQAVAMMWSMGRGVMTPLR
- a CDS encoding type I secretion system permease/ATPase, with amino-acid sequence MTQRHDSFFDGGRPAAQPGIYLAVDRSAPAEEANGPDDSWQDQAASDIGNPLLHALVWMTQHHGRARSAESLCAGLTGGGPLSPDQALRVMREAGYSAGLVRKKIEDVNPLLLPAVMLLNGGDACVLVRRLDPAQPGGDYQFEVVFPGADANVCTASASELEAEYSGFLMLLTLPETSQAQNRGEPLLRTDGSHWLWGTLKRFIPYYRAAMVAALLSNVLMLVTGLVTTVIYDKVIPNQSFVTLWTLAIGAGLAVVFDLSARQLRAHLIDIAGRKADLIIGSKLFRQTLGVRMEHRPASAGSYASTIGQIEVVRDFFASASVTVVTDLPFIVLFVAMCFVVGGPLGWVIVLAIPLVLGLTFAIKNQMRKAVRTHMNESADLQGTLVEAIEGLEDLKTAGAEGRFLQRYEVSTAIAAEASMRSRGLHSLSSNIAMSMQQVITLVMLVWGVYLIEDGIISAGALMGAIMFAGRAIAPLNSVVGLAARYQSAQAAFIALNQLMSRPTERDASRNYVPLSRVSGSLGMHDVSFSYPMEGEGNAPRVLRSVSLRLKAGERVAVLGRIGSGKSTVLRMLAGLYLPSEGMVEVDGIDLRQIDPAEFRARVGFVSQDPRLFHGTLRDNVLMGRAHVDASRLVEVARLTGLDRVVAGHPMGWDLPVGEMGSLLSGGQRQLVALARSLVTKPQILLMDEPTSSMDAQSEVAFLRQLRDAAGECTLVVVTHRPAVLELVTRIMVMDSGRLVMDGPRDQVLAALSGVRPAQPAAAGAEAASNLHMHPAAQPVQRSASV
- a CDS encoding HlyD family efflux transporter periplasmic adaptor subunit, translating into MNTARGDQEFLSSLAAAHIDEPLPRVTWALYLLLAAVVIAIIWAGLTQVDQLSRSDGVVVPDGREQVIASMEIGILRELLVREGEEVEEGQVLAKLDPTRVEAQQSEGNVKRLASKATVARLTAEANNQALSFPEELKAVPAIVAAETGAYQARQRLLSEAVASLERSIGMLARELKISQDMAAKGLMSNVEVMHLSRQINELQQQRSERISRFRQEASSELVKLQNDLALQDEQMVVREDAIKRTVLTSPVHGLVKNIRANTLGGVITTGAPIMEIVPLTDEVLIETRIKPAEVGYLRVGQKAKVKLQGFDYNIYGGLEGRVEYISPDALGESDKAGGSGRYYRALVRSERSTLRYKGEAVQVIPGMSATVEIKTGERSVLSFLLRPMLKAREAMSER